One stretch of Trichomycterus rosablanca isolate fTriRos1 unplaced genomic scaffold, fTriRos1.hap1 scaffold_278, whole genome shotgun sequence DNA includes these proteins:
- the LOC134307491 gene encoding keratin-associated protein 12-2-like: protein MEHVLCVLVYPSVSWRVPECPSVSQCVPVYPSVSQCVPVYPSVSQCTPVCPSCVPVYPSVSQCVPVYPSVSQCVPVYPSVSQCVSVYPSVSQCVPVYPSVSQCVSCVSVCLGVPQCAAAGLFQVAGGGNVLAVPRR from the exons ATGGAG CATGTCCTG TGTGTCCTAGTGTACCCCAGTGTGTCCTGGCGTGTTCCAGAGTGTCCCAGTGTGTCCCAGTGTGTCCCGGTGTACCCCAGTGTGTCCCAGTGTGTCCCAGTGTACCCCAGTGTGTCCCAGTGTACCCCAGTGTGTCCCAGT TGTGTCCCGGTGTACCCCAGTGTGTCCCAGTGTGTCCCGGTGTACCCCAGTGTGTCCCAGTGTGTCCCGGTGTACCCCAGTGTGTCTCAGTGTGTCTCGGTGTACCCCAGTGTGTCCCAGTGTGTCCCAGTGTACCCCAGTGTGTCTCAGTGTGTCTCG TGTGTCTCGGTGTGTCTCGGTGTACCCCAGTGTGCGGCCGCTGGTTTATTTCAGGTTGCTGGCGGCGGGAACGTTTTGGCGGTGCCGCGGCGCTGA
- the LOC134307492 gene encoding potassium voltage-gated channel subfamily A member 3-like has translation MDEHLSLLRSPALFSCPHRGDATLVNHGYTEAEREDAMTVVTCGENSTSAPEEPGLHSLEHYQPEHECCERVVINISGLRFETQLKTLSQFPHTLLGNPKKRMRYFDPLRNEYFFDRNRPSFDAILYYYQSGGRIRRPVSVPIEIFSEEIRFYELGEEAMEKFREDEGFIKEEERPLPTHDFQRQVWLLFEYPESSGPARGIAIVSVLVILISIVIFCLETLPEFREDSDRETTYSVNSVNGTATAMPSPFSDPFFVVETLCIIWFSFELLVRFSACPSKATFSKNIMNIIDIVAIIPYFITLGTELAERQGNGQQAMSLAILRVIRLVRVFRIFKLSRHSKGLQILGQTLKASMRELGLLIFFLFIGVILFSSAVYFAEADDPDSGFNSIPDAFWWAVVTMTTVGYGDMHPVTIGGKIVGSLCAIAGVLTIALPVPVIVSNFNYFYHRETEGEEQAQYLHVQSCQPLSSSSEELKKTRCSSPSSSLSRSEYMVEEEDGFTQPNFPSQNNQNCVQIKKIFTDV, from the coding sequence ATGGATGAGCACCTGAGCCTGCTGCGCTCTCCTGCACTCTTCTCGTGCCCACACCGGGGTGACGCCACCCTGGTGAACCACGGCTACACCGAGGCGGAGCGCGAGGACGCCATGACGGTGGTGACATGTGGAGAGAACAGCACCAGCGCACCAGAGGAACCGGGGCTGCACTCACTCGAGCACTACCAGCCCGAACACGAGTGCTGCGAGCGCGTGGTCATCAACATCTCAGGTCTGCGCTTCGAGACGCAGCTCAAGACCCTCTCGCAGTTTCCACACACTCTGCTCGGCAATCCGAAGAAACGGATGCGCTACTTCGACCCCCTGCGGAACGAGTACTTTTTTGACCGGAACAGACCGAGCTTTGACGCGATTCTGTACTACTATCAGTCTGGCGGCCGGATTCGGAGACCTGTGAGCGTCCCGATTGAGATTTTCTCTGAAGAGATACGCTTCTATGAACTGGGTGAGGAAGCGATGGAGAAGTTCAGGGAGGATGAGGGATTCATTAAGGAAGAAGAGCGACCGTTACCGACGCATGACTTCCAGCGGCAGGTCTGGCTCCTGTTCGAGTATCCGGAAAGTTCCGGTCCGGCACGTGGCATTGCCATCGTCTCGGTGCTCGTTATTCTCATTTCAATAGTCATCTTCTGCTTAGAGACTTTACCTGAATTCCGAGAGGACAGCGATCGTGAAACGACTTACAGCGTCAACTCAGTGAACGGAACCGCCACCGCCATGCCGAGTCCCTTCTCTGATCCGTTCTTCGTCGTAGAGACGCTGTGCATCATCTGGTTTTCGTTCGAGCTTCTCGTGAGGTTCTCCGCCTGCCCCAGCAAGGCGACCTTCTCCAAGAACATCATGAACATCATCGATATCGTCGCCATCATTCCGTACTTCATCACGCTGGGAACGGAGCTGGCGGAGCGTCAGGGGAACGGTCAGCAGGCCATGAGCTTAGCGATTCTCCGGGTCATCAGACTCGTTCGTGTTTTCCGGATCTTCAAGCTGTCTCGGCACTCCAAAGGTCTTCAGATTTTAGGACAGACCCTGAAGGCGAGTATGAGGGAACTCGGGTTGCTCATCTTCTTCCTGTTTATCGGGGTGATATTGTTTTCCAGTGCGGTGTACTTCGCTGAAGCAGATGACCCCGATTCAGGTTTCAACAGCATCCCGGACGCTTTCTGGTGGGCCGTCGTGACGATGACCACAGTCGGATATGGAGACATGCACCCCGTCACCATCGGGGGTAAAATCGTCGGATCGCTGTGCGCCATCGCCGGAGTCTTGACCATCGCTCTGCCCGTGCCGGTCATCGTCTCAAATTTTAACTATTTCTATCACCGAGAGACGGAGGGTGAGGAGCAGGCGCAGTACCTTCACGTCCAGAGCTGCCAACCGCTGTCGTCTTCGTCTGAGGAGCTGAAGAAGACTCGCTGCTCGTCGCCGTCGTCGTCCCTGAGTCGCTCGGAGTacatggtggaggaggaggacggcTTCACCCAACCGAACTTTCCTTCTCAGAACAACCAGAACTGTGTGCAGATCAAGAAGATCTTTACTGATGTTTAA